In Paracoccus tegillarcae, one DNA window encodes the following:
- a CDS encoding DUF6927 domain-containing protein, with protein MDETSGPNQAEAPAKLLDLLSPTSAEFALDWRMRCRAHAARSGRRLKSGDVIRLATPLRFSDGAELQTFRIAREKWGRSNRTVFISTENGGRYSVSNIMSRDWTHI; from the coding sequence ACCAGCGGTCCCAATCAGGCCGAGGCCCCCGCGAAGCTGCTGGACCTGCTGTCGCCGACCAGCGCCGAATTTGCCCTCGATTGGCGGATGCGGTGCCGTGCCCATGCCGCGCGCTCTGGTCGCCGCCTGAAGTCGGGCGACGTGATCCGTCTGGCGACACCCTTGCGGTTTTCGGACGGAGCCGAGCTGCAGACCTTCCGCATCGCGCGGGAAAAATGGGGACGCAGCAACCGGACCGTGTTCATCAGCACCGAAAACGGCGGGCGCTATTCCGTCAGCAACATCATGTCCCGCGACTGGACACACATCTGA